A DNA window from Camelina sativa cultivar DH55 chromosome 13, Cs, whole genome shotgun sequence contains the following coding sequences:
- the LOC104735374 gene encoding uncharacterized protein LOC104735374 isoform X1, whose amino-acid sequence MTKEFVRSDIEEIPYSGSSRVELKRSHQWLTEPSGSQLLGNKRHLIEIGAAHMNLSAWDNSLVPSQLTNCLFDPAIAHTSHLLGQQHTEAEQCSNVVSSIGLPVVHGSTLNLDTIRKVKVSETANIPEFMVQLYGGVSRSSETGPSYNNSSQDSTLSFDKSFVLPGQFASKADGNFCRNFSNQGVGATPMGENFVLMGQSLQKADCNIFSMSSSYTKELENFMSLHSRDRVPENVFMAGPNCCKENTNVFSRGESLYTQGGDMASMVSCQGRADETSDHEERSQTISFGDYYQKETTLGSSVRVINSFENFSHDPATAKVPLYMEAEENMSFEFGNPLYASPRVDTLLVPKSHVSKTAKKGSTNTFPSNVKSLLSTGMFDGVNVKYYSWSREKNLKGIIKGTGYLCGCSNCNFNKVLNAYEFEQHANCKTKHPNNHIYFENGKTIYGVVQELKNSPQEKLFDAIQNVTGSDINQKNFNIWKASYQVASLELKRIYGKDAVTLAS is encoded by the exons ATGACAAAGGAGTTTGTCAGAAGTGATATTGAGGAGATTCCATATTCTGGGTCTTCGAGAGTAGAACTAAAGCGGAGTCATCAGTGGTTGACAGAACCGTCTGGCTCACAACTACTCGGTAACAAGAGACACTTGATAGAGATTGGTGCAGCACATATGAATCTTTCTGCATGGGACAATTCTCTTGTGCCCTCCCAGTTAACTAATTGCTTATTCGATCCTGCCATTGCGCATACATCACATCTCCTTGGTCAACAGCATACTGAGGCGGAGCAATGCAGTAATGTTGTTTCGTCAATTGGTTTGCCAGTGGTCCATGGTAGCACACTGAATCTTGACACCATCAGAAAAGTTAAAGTCTCTGAAACTGCCAACATTCCCGAATTCATGGTTCAGCTTTATGGGGGAGTTTCAAGATCATCTGAAACAGGTCCTTCATATAATAATAGCAGTCAAGATAGCACTCTGTCCTTTGACAAGAGCTTCGTCTTGCCAGGGCAATTCGCTAGCAAGGCGGATGGAAATTTCTGTCGAAACTTCAGCAACCAAGGTGTTGGTGCCACACCAATGGGTGAGAACTTTGTATTGATGGGTCAGTCTCTTCAAAAGGCTGattgtaatatcttctcaatgAGTTCCTCCTACACCAAGGAACTGGAGAACTTTATGTCTCTACACTCTCGTGACAGAGTACCTGAAAATGTTTTCATGGCGGGACCAAACTGTTGCAAAGAAAATACCAATGTGTTTTCAAGAGGGGAGTCCCTATACACGCAAGGTGGTGACATGGCATCTATGGTTTCTTGCCAAGGAAGAGCAGACGAAACCAGTGATCACGAAGAGAGAAGCCAGACCATATCTTTTGGAGATTATTATCAGAAAGAAACCACACTGGGTTCATCAGTTCGTGTTATTAACAGTTTTGAGAACTTCAGCCATGACCCTGCAACTGCTAAAGTTCCTCTTTATATGGAAGCAGAG GAAAACATGTCTTTTGAATTTGGGAATCCCCTATATGCTAGTCCTAGAGTTGATACCTTACTCGTGCCCAAAAGTCATGTTTCAAAGACAGCTAAGAAGGGTTCTACAAACACATTTCCTTCAAATGTGAAGTCCTTGTTGTCAACCGGAATGTTTGATGGGGTTAATGTGAAGTACTATTCGTGGTCACGTGAG AAAAATCTCAAAGGAATCATAAAGGGGACTGGGTATCTATGTGGTTGCAGCAACTGTAACTTTAATAAA GTTCTTAATGCTTATGAGTTCGAGCAGCATGCTAATTGCAAGACAAAGCACCCAAATAACCACATATACTTTGAGAATGGAAAGACCATTTATGGCGTTGTTCAAGAGCTGAAGAATTCACCTCAGGAGAAGTTGTTCGATGCTATTCAAAATGTCACAGGATCTGATATCAACCAAAAGAATTTCAACATCTGGAAAG CTTCATATCAAGTTGCCAGCCTTGAGCTTAAGCGTATCTATGGGAAAGATGCAGTCACTTTGGCCTCTTGA
- the LOC104735374 gene encoding uncharacterized protein LOC104735374 isoform X2, giving the protein MTKEFVRSDIEEIPYSGSSRVELKRSHQWLTEPSGSQLLGNKRHLIEIGAAHMNLSAWDNSLVPSQLTNCLFDPAIAHTSHLLGQQHTEAEQCSNVVSSIGLPVVHGSTLNLDTIRKVKVSETANIPEFMVQLYGGVSRSSETGPSYNNSSQDSTLSFDKSFVLPGQFASKADGNFCRNFSNQGVGATPMGENFVLMGQSLQKADCNIFSMSSSYTKELENFMSLHSRDRVPENVFMAGPNCCKENTNVFSRGESLYTQGGDMASMVSCQGRADETSDHEERSQTISFGDYYQKETTLGSSVRVINSFENFSHDPATAKVPLYMEAEENMSFEFGNPLYASPRVDTLLVPKSHVSKTAKKGSTNTFPSNVKSLLSTGMFDGVNVKYYSWSREKNLKGIIKGTGYLCGCSNCNFNKVLNAYEFEQHANCKTKHPNNHIYFENGKTIYGVVQELKNSPQEKLFDAIQNVTGSDINQKNFNIWKASYQVASLELKRIYGKDAVTLAS; this is encoded by the exons ATGACAAAGGAGTTTGTCAGAAGTGATATTGAGGAGATTCCATATTCTGGGTCTTCGAGAGTAGAACTAAAGCGGAGTCATCAGTGGTTGACAGAACCGTCTGGCTCACAACTACTCGGTAACAAGAGACACTTGATAGAGATTGGTGCAGCACATATGAATCTTTCTGCATGGGACAATTCTCTTGTGCCCTCCCAGTTAACTAATTGCTTATTCGATCCTGCCATTGCGCATACATCACATCTCCTTGGTCAACAGCATACTGAGGCGGAGCAATGCAGTAATGTTGTTTCGTCAATTGGTTTGCCAGTGGTCCATGGTAGCACACTGAATCTTGACACCATCAGAAAAGTTAAAGTCTCTGAAACTGCCAACATTCCCGAATTCATGGTTCAGCTTTATGGGGGAGTTTCAAGATCATCTGAAACAGGTCCTTCATATAATAATAGCAGTCAAGATAGCACTCTGTCCTTTGACAAGAGCTTCGTCTTGCCAGGGCAATTCGCTAGCAAGGCGGATGGAAATTTCTGTCGAAACTTCAGCAACCAAGGTGTTGGTGCCACACCAATGGGTGAGAACTTTGTATTGATGGGTCAGTCTCTTCAAAAGGCTGattgtaatatcttctcaatgAGTTCCTCCTACACCAAGGAACTGGAGAACTTTATGTCTCTACACTCTCGTGACAGAGTACCTGAAAATGTTTTCATGGCGGGACCAAACTGTTGCAAAGAAAATACCAATGTGTTTTCAAGAGGGGAGTCCCTATACACGCAAGGTGGTGACATGGCATCTATGGTTTCTTGCCAAGGAAGAGCAGACGAAACCAGTGATCACGAAGAGAGAAGCCAGACCATATCTTTTGGAGATTATTATCAGAAAGAAACCACACTGGGTTCATCAGTTCGTGTTATTAACAGTTTTGAGAACTTCAGCCATGACCCTGCAACTGCTAAAGTTCCTCTTTATATGGAAGCAGAGGAAAACATGTCTTTTGAATTTGGGAATCCCCTATATGCTAGTCCTAGAGTTGATACCTTACTCGTGCCCAAAAGTCATGTTTCAAAGACAGCTAAGAAGGGTTCTACAAACACATTTCCTTCAAATGTGAAGTCCTTGTTGTCAACCGGAATGTTTGATGGGGTTAATGTGAAGTACTATTCGTGGTCACGTGAG AAAAATCTCAAAGGAATCATAAAGGGGACTGGGTATCTATGTGGTTGCAGCAACTGTAACTTTAATAAA GTTCTTAATGCTTATGAGTTCGAGCAGCATGCTAATTGCAAGACAAAGCACCCAAATAACCACATATACTTTGAGAATGGAAAGACCATTTATGGCGTTGTTCAAGAGCTGAAGAATTCACCTCAGGAGAAGTTGTTCGATGCTATTCAAAATGTCACAGGATCTGATATCAACCAAAAGAATTTCAACATCTGGAAAG CTTCATATCAAGTTGCCAGCCTTGAGCTTAAGCGTATCTATGGGAAAGATGCAGTCACTTTGGCCTCTTGA
- the LOC104735373 gene encoding WAT1-related protein At5g13670-like → MKKVLCSIMKLKRAKPFIAIVFIQCLYALMSIVAKLALNAGMSPHVLVAYRMAVASVLITPFAFVLERNTRPRMTFKILLQIAILSLFEPVVEQNLYYSGMKLTTATFTSALCNALPAMTFIMACLFKLEEVTIKKRHSQAKLVGTMVAVGGAMLMTFVKGNVIELPWTNNSKGLNGHSDAMRIPKQDDIARGSIMLVASCFSWSCYIILQAKILAQYQAELSLTALMCIMGMLEATVLGLIWERKNMSVWKIKPDVTLLASIYGGLVSGLAYYVIGWASKERGPVFVSAFNPLSMVLVAILSTFIFLENMYLGRVVGSFVIVIGIYLVLWGKSKDKGGKLQPNAGCAETVVKIDEQKVPTPDNNRVVPTSDQIMIPTKATARSQESV, encoded by the exons ATGAAAAAAGTTTTATGCAGCATAATGAAGCTTAAGAGAGCAAAGCCATTCATAGCTATTGTCTTCATACAGTGTTTGTACGCATTGATGTCTATAGTAGCAAAATTAGCTTTGAACGCTGGAATGAGCCCTCACGTTTTAGTTGCTTACCGGATGGCAGTTGCGTCAGTTCTCATTACTCCTTTCGCCTTCGTCCTTgaaag GAACACAAGACCACGGATGACCTTCAAAATCTTGCTTCAAATAGCTATCCTTAGTTTATTTga GCCTGTGGTGGAACAAAACCTGTACTACTCAGGGATGAAACTGACCACTGCCACTTTCACATCGGCTTTGTGCAATGCACTTCCTGCAATGACATTCATAATGGCCTGCCTTTTCAA GCTTGAGGAGGTAACAATCAAAAAGCGTCACAGCCAGGCAAAGCTGGTGGGAACCATGGTGGCTGTTGGAGGTGCAATGCTCATGACATTCGTGAAAGGGAATGTCATTGAGCTGCCTTGGACAAATAACTCAAAGGGTCTTAATGGACATTCAGATGCTATGAGGATTCCAAAACAGGACGATATAGCAAGAGGATCAATTATGCTTGTAGCAAGCTGCTTCAGTTGGTCATGTTACATTATTTTACAG gCAAAGATTCTGGCTCAATATCAAGCTGAGCTCTCGCTAACTGCTCTAATGTGCATTATGGGGATGTTGGAGGCTACTGTTCTGGGATTGATATGGGAAAGGAAAAACATGTCAGTCTGGAAAATCAAACCAGACGTGACGCTTTTAGCTTCAATATATGGG GGACTTGTCTCAGGGTTAGCATACTATGTTATTGGATGGGCGTCAAAGGAGAGAGGGCCTGTTTTTGTGAGCGCATTCAACCCGCTCAGTATGGTTCTAGTTGCTATTCTGAGCACCTTTATTTTCTTGGAAAATATGTACCTAGGAAG GGTTGTTGGGTCATTTGTCATTGTCATTGGGATATATTTGGTACTGTGGGGTAAAAGCAAGGACAAGGGAGGGAAGCTTCAACCAAACGCTGGGTGTGCAGAGACTGTGGTAAAGATTGACGAACAGAAGGTTCCCACGCCTGATAATAACCGAGTAGTACCCACCAGTGACCAGATAATGATCCCAACAAAGGCAACAGCTCGATCTCAGGAGTCAGTCTGA